The segment CATTGCGCTGAAGACGACCGAGGCCTGATAAGGCGAGGGCGGGGCGTCGCAGTCCTGTCTCGCGCTGGAACGCGCGGCTGCAAGCGGTGGTTTGTGGGCTTCTGGTGAGACCAATTTGTCGAAAATCAGCGCTGCCCCTCATCGCCCTGCCGGGCACTTCTCCCCGTATAGAGACGGGGAGAAGGGGGCTGGCCGCAAGCCAGGCGTGCATTCTGCAACGTTTGTGATTGGCGAAACCGTCGATGACAGCGTCCCCTCTCCCCGTCCCTATACGGGGAGAGGATGCCGGCAGGCAGGTGAGGGGCAGCGAAACGGTCACAGGAAGGGGTCGAATGGTTGTTGCACAGTGATCAATCGCCGCCACCAAACGGTTACACAAGAGGGCGATGCTGCCTTGTCTTTGCAAGGGAGGGTGATCATGGATATGACCTACAAGGCAGTTCAGGATGTGCTTCGAAAAGCCGGCATTGTCATAAGCAAAAAGGGCGAACTTCACCGCATCAACTTCTTCAGCGGTCTGGAAAACACCGCCTACTACACGACGAGCCTTGAGGATGCGCTTGAGCGGGGTGTGGCGATGGCGAGAGGCGCCGAAAGGTTGCCAGCCAGCGCCTTTGCCAAGTCGCGCGGGCGGCCGACGAGCGCACACTTCGGCTGACACGCTTTACGCGATACGACCCCCCTCTGTCCTGCCGGACATCTCCCCCTCAAGGGGGGAGATTGGCCGTCATTGCCGCTTTCGCCAACCACCAACGTTGCAGGAATGGCCGCCACGCCTGAACTGCCGATCTCCCCCCTTGTGGCAGGGCTGTCCGGGGAAAGTTATTCATAAATGAAGGCCATCTGATTGGGAGAGGCTCGGTCCCTTGGTCGGCTTGGATTGACCGGTGGCGGCTTATCGATGGTGTGCAGTTTCCGCCGCCCGAACAAGTATTGAGCGACCAGTTCTGTGAACCTCAAGATAGGAATAGTGACGCGGCGGGTGCGCGCGACAATGCGCAGCAGCGCAAAGGCGATCATTGCGGCAAAGAGTTGCAGGCGGATTGCATTGCCGTTGTTGCCGAGGAACTTGCGGATCTTGAGGTGCTGCTTGATCCATCGGAACAGAAGCTCGATGTGCCAGCGGCCTTTGTAAAGCCGTCCAATCTCGACGGCAGAGCGCTCCAGATCGTTGGTCAAAAGCGTGATGGTGTCGCCCGTTTCGCGCTGAACGCGCAGGCGACGCAGCCGCATCGGCAGCTTGCAAGCAGCCTTGCTGACCAAGCTTACCTCACTGTCTTCCACAACCAGGAAGCCGTCGCCCTGCGGCTCGGCTATAGGGCGATCACGCAGCAGCGCCAGCCTCATGTTGGATTTGGGCCGCGTCACGAAGATCGATCCGGCTTCGGCGATCGCCGTCCACCAGCCATAATGGCAGTAGCCCTTGTCGAACACGTAGGTCGCTCCAGCTTCGATCGTGATCTGGCGACCGACCTGGGCGTCGTTGACGTTGGCGTCGGTGATGTCGAGGACGCGCGGACAGTCGGTCTTCGGGTCATAGACGACATGCACCTTCATGCCGCGAATGCGCCCGTTCGACTTGGCCCAATCGCACAGTTTGCCGAGCGGAATGGGGGTCGAGTCGATCAGCCGCAGCATTGCTTCGCCCTCGCGCCGCATTTGCCTGTCGAGCAGGTTCGCCACCAGACCGAACGCCTCGGCAAAGATGGCGACCGGACGCCGTCTGTTGGCATCCGACAAGGTCGAACGCATCAACGGACCGCTGCCCAGGTGATAATGATGCTGGCTGTTGGCGTTCCAGCCGGCTTCCAGGCCACGCAAGCTGCTGCTGCCGCAGAACTGGGCATAGATCAGCGCCACCAGATGATCCCAGCTTCTGAACGATTTGTCGTACGCATCCCCGTCGTGGCGATCCACAATTGCTTGGAATTGACGCCGATCGATGGGTTCAAGAAGCTGCCCGAAGATGCTAGGTGCAAAGCGCATGCCCCGTTCCTTTTCTGAGTCTCGACAACCAGAGAAAAGACGGACAAACCCCGTTTTACGGGGCATGCACATGTGGCATTTCGATTCACTCAAAACTTTCCCCGGACAGCCCTGCCCTTGTGGGGGAGATGGCCGGCAGGCCAGAGGGGGGCGCGACGGAACGCGACCTTTCCCTTCCCCCACCATCAACGCGTTCCCGATCCACACAGATGGAGGCCAAACCATGGCCATCACCCCGCTCGACATCGCCAACATGGCGCTTGGCGTCCTCGACGAGGCGCCGGTCGACAGCCTTGACCAGGATGTCAAACCGGCCCGCCTGCTCAACCTGCATTTCGACCTGACGCGCGAGGCGGAGCTGATGAAACATGGCTGGGTGTTCGCAATCCTGGCGGCTGTCGTCGCCGGGTCCGATACCGGCAGTGGCGCCGGCACGCTGAACTTTGCCTATGGATTGCCCGTGGACTGCCTGCGGGTTTTGCCGCTGACCCACAATGGCGAGCCGGATGGCGTGCCGATCGCGTGGCGCCAGGAAGCCGGCTTGATCTATTGCGACCGGCCGGGGCCGCTGATCATCCGCTACGTCGCCAACCTCACCGATCCCAACGACTGGGACGCGACGTTCACCGAAGTGCTGGTTGCAGCGCTTGCCGTCAAGATCGCGCATCCGCTGACCCACAAGGCGGGCATGATCGACATCGCCCGCGGCGCCTATAGCGCGGCGCTGGACGCGGCGTTCCACGCCAACGCCATCCAGCGTGGCGGCAGGTTTTCAACGTCGTCCTGGGCGATCCAGCGCGGCGATACAAGGTACTGGCGCGCCTGATGCCGACGCTCTATCCCATCCAGGACACCTTCGTCCGTGGCGAGATCAGTCCGCGATTGCACGCGCGCGCCTCGCTCGATCTCTATCGGGCGGCACTCTCCCGCTGCGAAAACTTTCTGACGCTCCCGCATGGTGGCATCCGCAAGCGGGGCGGCACCTATTTCTGCGCCGAGGTGAAGGATTCTGCCAAAGCGACGCGGCTGATCCCGTTCATCTTCTCGGCGGATCAGGCCTATGCGCTCGAATTCGGCAACCTTTACATCAGGGTTTATGCCTATGGCGCCCGCGTCGGCACGGTGGAAGTGGCGACGCCCTATCTCGAAGCCGATCTGTTCGACCTGCAATTCGTCCAGTCCGCCGACCAGATGTGGATCACCCACAAAAACCACCTGCCGCAGGTTCTCACCCGCACGGCGCACACCACATGGACGCTCGCCGAGTTCGTCTTTCTCGACGGGCCGTATGACGACATCAACACAAGCGCCACCACGCTGACGCCCGCCGAGACCGGTGCTGTCCATCCGCAAATGACCAGCGACACGCTGCCAACCGGGACCGCTGCTGCAACCGCCGGCACCGCCTTTCATGTGTTCGACCGCGACAACGGAACAAACCTCAGCTTTGGCGCAACCACCGGCGACGTGTCCTATGATTTTGCAGGCGCCACGACCAAGGTCTGCGACGCTTACTGGATAAGGGCGAGGGCGAGCGGCAATCCTCGGGCAGCGGTGGCCTGGGATTTCCAGGGCTTTGACGGCACCAACTGGATCTCGCTCGACAGCCGGACGGCGGAGACCGGCTGGTCGCGCGGCGAGGTGCGGTTTTATGAATTCCAGAACGAGACCGCCTATCAGTCCTATCGGCTGAATATTTCGGGATCGGAGGACGACAGCAATCTGGACATCGCCGAAATGGGCTGGCACGAAGATGGCGACACCCAGACGCCGTTCGACCTCACGGCATCCTCGATCGTCGACATCAATGGCGGCACCGGCTTCCAGGCATCAGATGTCGGCCGGACCATTCGCTTGCTCGGCTCGGATGCTGTCTGGCGCTGGGCGCGCATCACCAGCCGCAGCAGCGCGACCGTGGTCAAAGTCAGGCTGTATGGGCATGCGCTGCCCAATCTCAGCCCGATCGCCCGCTGGCGCCTCGGCACCTTCGTTCCCGGAAAATACGTCGAAAGCGGTTCGCTGTACGAAGAGCGCCTGGCCTTCAGCCGAAAATTCTCGGTCTACGCCTCGGCAACCGGCGACTTCGACAATTTCGCCACCGGCGAGGAAGATGACGCCGCGCTGGAGTTCGTCCAGGCCGGCGGCGGCCAGGCCAACGATATCACCTGGATTGCCGAATCCGACGGGGCGCTGATCATTGGCACACTGGGCGGCATCCGGGCGCTGTCCGGCTCGGCCATCGACGAGGCGCTGACGCCGTCATCGTTCAAGAACCGCCGCTCGCGCACCTTTGGCTGCGCGCCGCTGCGCCCGGTCGACGCCGGGCAATCATTCCTGTTCGTCACCCGGTCGCGCAAATCGATCGCCGAACTGACCCAGAGCGCGTCCGGCAAATTCACCTCCGACGACGTCGGGCAGGTTTCCGAGCATATTCCGAAAAAGGGTGTTGTCGAACTGGCGTTCCAGACCGATCCCGACCCGTTGCTGTGGTTCCCGCTCGATAATGGCGAACTTGGCGGCTACACGCACCAGCCCTCGCAGGAAGTCCGCGGCATGCACCGGCATCGCATCGCCGGCACCTTTTCCGGTTCTGACTGGGGCGTCGTTGAAAGCGCGGTGGTGACGCCGGGGCAGGACGGCAATGACGATCTCTGGCTGGTCGTCAAACGCACGATCGATGGAACGACCAAGCGCACCATCGAAATCAAGTCTGTGCCCTTTGAATATGGCGAGGTTGCCGACGCGTTCGAGGTCGATTGCGGCCTGACCTACAGCGGCGTGGCCGTGGGGACGGTCACAGGGCTCGATCATCTCAACGGCGAGACGGTCGATGCTCTGGCGGATGGCGTGGTCTATCATGACCTTGTCGTGGCCGCTGGAGCGGTTTCCTTGCCCGGCGGGGCAATGGCGGCCAAATGGTCTGTCGGCCTACCCTACGAGGCGGGCGCCGACACGCTGGAGCTCGATGTCGGCGGCAGGGACGGCTCGATCGTCGGGCGTCGCAAGAAAGTCGCCAAGGTCATTCTCTCGCTGTTTGAGACGGACACGACCGGGCTGGAGATCGCTTCGATGCAGCGTGGCCGCTGGGAACCGGTCCGCATTCCCTCGGTCGTGACGCCCAATGGCAGGGCCAATCTGTTCACCGGCAATGTCGAGGTGCCGATCGACGATAGTTGGGAAGGGCAGGGGCGGGTAAGAATCCACCACACCAACCCGACGCCATGCACGATCCGGGCATTCACGCCGGTGTTCGATAGTGAGGCGTAGGAACTGCCGTATTTCGGTCCTCCCGCATCGCGCTCCGAGGCGGTTGTTAATCAAGCCTCTCGAACCTTTGTGCCTGTGTTGCCGATATCAATGTCGGCGGGACAGCGCCCCCCTCTGTCCTGCCGGACATCTCCCCCACTTGGGGGGAGATCGGATTTCACCCCGGCTTTCGCCAATCACCAGCGTCGCAGGAATAGGGGCCGCGCCCGAACTGCCGATCT is part of the Mesorhizobium sp. L-2-11 genome and harbors:
- a CDS encoding IS4 family transposase; protein product: MRFAPSIFGQLLEPIDRRQFQAIVDRHDGDAYDKSFRSWDHLVALIYAQFCGSSSLRGLEAGWNANSQHHYHLGSGPLMRSTLSDANRRRPVAIFAEAFGLVANLLDRQMRREGEAMLRLIDSTPIPLGKLCDWAKSNGRIRGMKVHVVYDPKTDCPRVLDITDANVNDAQVGRQITIEAGATYVFDKGYCHYGWWTAIAEAGSIFVTRPKSNMRLALLRDRPIAEPQGDGFLVVEDSEVSLVSKAACKLPMRLRRLRVQRETGDTITLLTNDLERSAVEIGRLYKGRWHIELLFRWIKQHLKIRKFLGNNGNAIRLQLFAAMIAFALLRIVARTRRVTIPILRFTELVAQYLFGRRKLHTIDKPPPVNPSRPRDRASPNQMAFIYE